From a region of the bacterium genome:
- a CDS encoding type II CAAX endopeptidase family protein, producing MTPPLAPSPAQPEFDSRRLLRQTLWVWFFTMLATRGLFELQRIPFFRQNLMLFTGILLIYVPVLVLRKPGNRIDFFEKSFGQLLKSLGWVLLVSAIVFPLIELGNRFFQDWAFHRHYVGGNYRGLGKAFLYHFLLVGIPEEFFYRGYMQTQLNRVWGRNWRLLGVAVGKALPITAFLFALSHSMIMLQWWHFAIFFPGLLFGWFRERTGAITAGALFHALCNVYSFWVALNYR from the coding sequence ATGACCCCGCCGCTCGCCCCGAGCCCAGCCCAGCCTGAGTTCGACAGCCGGCGCCTCCTCCGCCAAACTCTTTGGGTCTGGTTTTTCACGATGCTGGCTACCCGCGGCCTCTTCGAGCTGCAGCGCATCCCTTTTTTCCGCCAAAACCTGATGCTCTTCACCGGCATCCTGTTGATCTACGTCCCGGTCTTGGTCCTGCGGAAGCCGGGGAATCGGATCGACTTCTTCGAAAAGTCCTTCGGCCAGCTCCTCAAGTCCCTGGGTTGGGTCCTCCTGGTTTCGGCGATCGTTTTCCCGCTCATCGAGCTCGGCAATCGCTTTTTCCAGGACTGGGCCTTTCACCGCCATTATGTCGGGGGAAACTATCGAGGCCTGGGCAAAGCCTTCCTCTATCACTTTTTACTGGTGGGGATTCCGGAGGAGTTTTTCTATCGGGGCTATATGCAGACCCAGCTCAACCGGGTTTGGGGACGAAATTGGCGCCTGCTGGGAGTGGCGGTGGGCAAGGCCTTGCCGATCACGGCCTTCCTTTTCGCCCTGTCCCACAGCATGATCATGCTTCAATGGTGGCACTTCGCGATCTTTTTCCCAGGCCTGCTCTTCGGCTGGTTTCGGGAACGGACCGGCGCCATCACGGCCGGCGCTCTGTTCCACGCCCTCTGCAACGTCTACAGCTTTTGGGTGGCGCTCAATTACCGTTAA